The genomic DNA tttatttgtggGTCATGGATATTCCTTTTTAACTTTAAGATGTTTGCCATCTTCACTAATTGTTACTttctatgttattttttaatttgtgtaaTTGTGGACGTGTCACTAATTAATTTCGatattactttaataaattaaacattaattacttgtttttgaaaaaaaaaaagaatatatatatatatatatatatatatatatatatatatatatatatatatatatatatatatatatatatatatatatatatatatatatatatatatatatatatatacctttttAGAAAATTGTAATAGTATGTTGTATCATGaactcaattaaaattaattggtcATCAcatcatattattatatgattttggaACACtattacaaacaaataaattcaactaatagattttttttttcaaaattcacattgatttataatttatttctattaagataaaaaaataattattgaaccAATTATAATCGAATCCAAATTAAAGGGAcaaatttcattatttgtttgaaaatatttaatcaacCAATTGTCACAATGATAAAATGTTGAgcttaaaaaattacatttttatcaaTAAACTATACTAATGAAAAGGAAGGTCAAAAAATAAGAGACGAAACATAATAAATTCAAACttgaaagaaattaaaaaaaactttaattaaggTGTGATGTCTGAGAAAATCATATTTTAGTAGAATTGACTTAAGATTTTAAtgttgtactttttttttcttttcttttttaaatttagttgtGCTTTTCAAAGTGACTAATTAAGTTGGCATAAGTTTCTTGCTATTTTCATGGCAGGTggtctaataaaaaaaaagcacTTACAAAAAAATCAACTAATTGAACTATGTCTTAAAGTGGAACTTTTATCCAAAGTTATATAGAAAAAATGAGACTTGAATTCTCAAAAGCCTACTTATAAATTGatcaaaacatttatatttgttttttaagaaaTGAGAAAAGTAGTTGGACgcacaaattaataatttcagaaatataaaatatgtaactcaatatataatttaatttccaAGAGTAAGCCCAAGCAAATAAACacgaaaaatcattttttattcataaaaaataaagtttattctGGGTtagttttgtattttgtttttgtggTGTGGTGCCTATTTTATATATCTCTTAGCTCATTATTTTGTTTGGAGATTAAAATgatactaataattatttagtgGATCATATTTGCTGTATATTCTATTTGATTGCTTTAGTCATATTTTGACCatttctaatattattatttggttaTGTTATAAACTGTCTAAAAATTGTGAAATGAAGTTATAAAGAAATCAGGACCATAAATgatactaataattatttagtgGATTTTGCTGTATATTCCATTGGATTGCTTTAGTCATATTTTGActatttctaatattattatttgattatgttataaACAGcttaaaaaaattaggaaatgaCTTGAAatagtgaaaaataaaaatcatgtttaaaaaataaaaataataataaattaaaaaaatgatgggacattttaataaaattttttattttattttattttcctacCTAATAACTAACACGTAAGATTCGTGACATTGTTTTCGTTTTCAATTTCTTGGTTAGTTGAATCCCTATTTCTACCAATACTacataacttatatatttactAAGTAGCGTCAcacataaaagaaaaaaatatataaaaaaaattaaaacaaaaatatatgattaaaatagataaatttaatacaaaaatgaataagattttttttaataaatattaaatcatgctacataatattttttttttcattatttatttttatcaaatatatttaattataattaaaaaaaacataatttttgttCATTATTTAAGTCACCATTACTGTTATATCATTTATACatattgttataaatatttagcttatgagtttaatttgttgaatatatattatttcccATCTTGATTTTTTGTACTAAATTAAAATGACTTAgttataaaaaagattaataataaaactaaaatattagtCTTTCAGTTACTCTAACCATACTGCCAACCAGACCAGACCAGACCGAAGTCTTCTTCTTGCGCGCGAAGTCTTTCTTCCAGCGATTTTGAAGGGAAAGAGTGATATGATAGTGACAACAATCAAACGGAGATTTGCTTGTGTTCTGTTGTTAATCGATTCTAAGATGCTCTCTGTACATTCCTCTAGGGCTTTAAGGATCGACGAAATTACTCCAACCTTCACCGTCGGCGCCATAGAACAACAGGTCAGCGTTTAGACTTCCATTTTCAGACTTGAATACTTACTACTTGAAACTGATTCTAGAGCACTGTTATGCTTCGATTTCTCAAACTTATGAATTCTACATAAACAAATATTCTTCGTTGACTTCACTAGATTATGAATTTCTTAGTCAAGGGTCTGCGAAAACATTTCAAAACCGTGTATTTCTGAATTAAGGCAGTTTTAGCCTGCTCTTTATCTGTCAGATGTTGATTTCAAATAGGCACATATCCCTCTTCTCCTCCAGCTTCTTACTCCCAGCTCTTCAACCCAAAAGAATGAATCTTCTTCAACCCCCAATATTCTTCTTCTACATCTCCTTGGTGGGTGCATCACTTCTTCCGTTTCACCCGCCAGACAACATTGCAATCAACTGTGGTTTCTCTGGCAACAAAACGGCTCCTAATGGGAGAAAGTGGATTGGAGATAGTGGCTCCAAGTACTTTGTTTCAGGAGAACCAAATAGTAAATCCATAAGCTCAGCACCAGTTGAACAATCATCTCCTTCTCATGCTACTATCCCCTATACCCATGCCAGAATTTCACAAACTCAGTTTACTTATGTCTTCCCAATCAGCCCAGGCCCAAAGTTTGTCCGCCTCCATTTCAATCCGTCTTCATATCGTGCTTTTCACAGGTCCAATGCTTTCTTTACAGTAAAAGCAAATCGTTATACTCTACTCCACAACTTTAGCGTTTCACTAACTGCTGATGATTTGGGCCTGACAACTGTCTCTAAAGAGTTTTGTCTCAATGTTGAAGCGAATCAACCATTGAGCATAACATTCTCTCCTTCAAGAACTACACCTTCTGATAAAGTGTATGCATTTGTCAATGGAATTGAGGTAGTTTCTATGTCGAATGGACTATACTATTCCATGAAGGAAAACATTGAGTGGGACCAAAAAATGGACTTCACTTCCCTTTCGGGGAGCACTGCATTGGAGACAGTACATCGGTTGAATATTGGTGGAAGTTTCATTTCATCTTCAGAGGATACAGGTATGTCCCGTGAGTGGTTTGAGGATACTAGATTCTTCCTTCATTCAGGAGTTTTACCTCTTACAACATCAATGCAAATAAAATATGGAAAGATGCCCAACTTCGTGGCACCTCAAAATGTTTATCAAACATCATGGTTTGTGGATCCAAACAAGAATGCCGAAGAAGTCATTAATTTTACGTGGAAGATACCAGTTGATCAGGGATTTCGATACATAATTAGGTTCCATTTCTGTGAGCTTGATTACGAGATAAAAGAGTGTGGACAGAGGGTGTTCCGCATCTATGTTGATAACCATATGGTTGAACCTCATGGAGACATAATCAAATGGACTGGAGAAATTGGGGTTGCAACTTACAAGGACTACATTTATGTGGTCGAAGGAGATAGAATGGATGGTAAACGCAACATCCTCATATCTCTATGTCCTATTGATTCCAATCACGATGACGAGTCGAACCTTGAAGAAACAGATGTTATTTTGAAAGGTCTGGAGATTTTCAAGCTAAGCAACCATGATAATAACCTAGCATCGACTAATCCATTGGTATCTTCATCCCTCGCTCCAACTGCTAAACCTTCAAAAGTACACAAGTCTTTGTACATATCAGCCGGTGGTAATGTTATTGCAACATTTATTGTCTTAGTATTAACAACTTTGAGTGTAATTTTTTACGTTTTGCGAACTCGGAGAGAAGACTTTCCAAAGCAATATGAGGGATCATGTCGAATTTTTTCATTAGCTGAAGTCAAGTTTGTTACAAATAATTTCCATAGGGCGATTGGACAAGGAGGGTTTGGAAAGGTTTATAAAGGGTGTATTGACAGTGGGACTAAAGTAGTTGCCATGAAACGATTGCATTCCAAGTCTAAGCAAGGGGCTACAGAGTTTTGGACTGAGATTAAGATGCTATCTGAGCTTAGAAACAACAATCTTGTTACTCTGATTGGATATTGCAATGAAGGATTAGAAATGATCCTAGTATACGAGTATATGGAATATGGAACACTTGCCGATCATCTCTATAAGAACAATCAACAAGACATTGCCAGTGCATCCCCTTTGTTGTGGGAGCAGAGGCTCAAAATATGCATTGATGCTGCTCGAGGTCTAGAATACCTTCATAATTGTAATGATCATGATTCAAATGCTCTGATTCATTTCGAGCGGGGAATTATTCATCGCGATGTTAAGAgcactaatatattattaaaccaGAATTTGGAAGCAAAGATTGCAGATTTTGGTTTGTCCAAAATAGTTCCGCCTAACCATTCTCTCACACACATTAGTACGTCTGTCAAAGGAACTTTTGGTTATCTAGACCCCGAGTATTCCTCAACACACCAGCTAACCAAGAAATCTGATGTGTATGCATTTGGTGTAGTCTTATGGGAAGTCTTGTGTGGGAGACCCGCAATAGACACAAATGCTAAGGAGGGGTCAGAGCGCAGTTTGGCTAAATGGTCTCAACACTGTTTCAATGAAGGAAAGGTTGATGAAATTATCGAACCCATATTGAAGGGACAAATGCCAGCAACCTGCTTGAAGATATTTACACAAGTCGCAAACCTTTGCTTAATGAATGATTCAACTGAACGTCCTTCAATGGCAGGTGTGTTGCAAGAACTTGAACTTGCATTGGTGTCAATGAATCAAATGGTGAATGAAGCTAGTATGACAAATGATGAAATCGAATTAACTAGTACTCCCTCACAATATATCTTCAGTTCCCCTTCAAATACATTGAAATTAccaaagaaaaagttcaaaattggCAAAGTGTTCAAGACATTTGCATTTTGGGGTTCAAGTTTTCCGGCAAAGCCAGCAGGAGAAAAAACAAACTTTGAATTTGACGATCTGGTTGCTTCAGCTACCAGTGATTCGATGAGTATGTACAACAATCCTCCATCTGCACATTCTACCACGAGGAATAGCTTGGTTTTTGTGAGGATGCCAAACCCCAGAGATATTTTTGATTTGGAGGATTTGTTGAGGGCTTCTGTAGAGGTTTTGGGTAAAGGAACATTTGGGACAACATACAAGGCTATTATGGAGTTGGGGCTGGTGGTCACAGCGAAGCGATTAAAGGATGTGGTACTGTCAAAGGAAGATTTTGGGCAGAATTTGGAGGCAATCGGTTTGATGGATCATGAGAATCTGGTGAACCTAAAGGCTTATTACTACAGCAGGGATGAGAAGCTTCTAGTCTATGATTACTTTTCAACTGGAAGCCTATCCAGGCATTTACACGGTGAGCATTTAATCTTAAATTTCCTTTTTATAAACAAGTTTCTTCCATAGTATAATTTTCATTAgctttttttactttaattccCTGGAAAAAATGCCGATGTTGACAGGAAAGCATGGTAGTAGTAAGACCGCGCTGGATTGGAAAACAAGAATAGGCATAGCCCAAGGAGTGGCACAAGGAATTGCATACATCCATGAACAGGGCCCAACCACTTGCCATGGTAATATAAAGTCGTTGAACATTCTCCTAACAAAATCATTTGAGCCCCGTATTTCAGATGTCTGCACCTGGACTTTAGTTGTCGGGCTTAACACCATCTATGGCCGTGCTACTGGTTACACTGCCCCAGAGAACCTTAAATACTCCCAGATGGCAGATGTGTATAGTTATGGCATACTGCTGCTTGAGTTATTGACTGGTAAGCCACCCTTCCAAAGCCTTGTGAAAGATAATGAGGGTGTGGACCTCCCTAGATGGGTACAGGCCTCCGGTTTGAAGATGGAGAAGGAGAGGATAATAGATGTCATTGACATCGAGCTGCTTAACAGTAACATTTACGACTACGGGTCACAGCTCATTTTGCTTGCCTTGGACTGTGCAGACCCAAATCCTGACAATCGCCCTCTAATGGCAACTGTTGCCAGCAAAATTGCAAAGCTTTATCTTCTTAGCCAGGAATGAAAATTCAATAACTGTTGGCAAGTTTCCATTTTGTTTGTTCATTTGAATCACTATTTAAGCAACGGACAAACATTATTGACTGCATTTAGTTAAACAGCAGTAAAAATTTTCTTTCCttcaaacatttataaaatattaagtttaccaaatatataatttgtaaaggAGATTTAGGGAAAAAAATAGTTTGTGGCATACATATACTCGGCTTCCACCTCCTTGGAGTATGTTTAGTTAGGTCAGAGAAGATTATATCATTTCTGATCTGAAGCTATTTTtacagtaaaaaaaattatatttcaatgaTCAGAACATGGCTTCGAATTCATTCATCCTCGACTGGCCAATCATTGATCTTCCTACCGCATATTGCTCTCAAATTTCACCAATACGCCTTCCTCCCAGAACAAATCCAGAGTGAAGACATTGCCTCCGTGGCCATGGACTCTATGAGAAAAGGCCAAAGCTGGACGTTCTCAGTCTCAAGCTCGTTAACTGCGAGCTGAGCAATTCGGTAGTCTGACAAGTACTGCTACAATTCAAGCAACCCGTCGATGCCAAGCGCGCTTTAGGGTTCTTCCACTGGTGCGCCATACGTAAGAATTTCTTGAGTATGATACAGTGAGAATTATACTTCTACGATATGTAGTTTAGATTAGGCAGTACCTTAGTAGCTGCATAGTAGATGAGGGAGAATGAATGATTAAAGGACCTGCAATCGATAAGAAAGAAAGTGTTATAATTGCTGTTATAATTGCTGTCGTTTACTCAAGTGTTACAAAAAAAACTGTCACATGCTGTTTACAAAgcttatttaaaatctaaaaaaacattttgtttgCATAACTTATTAAAAAGGAATTATCAAACATGCGGACTTCTTTAACAATCTGTCGACTTATTAAGGGTtagaaaacctaaccctaacaaGCTCTCATATCATTAGCTTCCCCATCAACACTAACACTTGTTCACCCACGAACAAACTGATTGAAAGAAGTTGTGTCTCCCACTGTCAACACAAACTGAGTGTACTTTGTCATCAACCACGACTCTTCTTTTCAACTAGCATTCCACCTGATCAAAAATTGTCCAATACTAATTCCATCCTTCCAGACCACCCCTCATCAAGATTTTCCATTGGTACTACAATGATGTCCTCTTGTAGGATAGGAATATGGAGATTGACTATTGTATTTCCCACCTTTTTCTTGAGTTGAGACACGTGAATGACATTGTGCATTTTTACTGTAGACGGGATATCAATCTTGTAAACCACATTTTCCACTCGTTCCATTATTTTCAAAGTGTTCATAGAACTTAGGGCTGAGTTTATGCATCTTTCCTCTCATTGAAGACTGTATGTTTCAGTGGTAATTTTACAAACACTCAATCCCTTTCCCACCTTTTTTTCTTGAGTTGAGACACGTGAATGACATTGTGCATTTTTACTGTAGACGGGATATCAATCTTGTAAACCACATTTTCCACTCGTTCCATTATTTTCAAAGTGTTCATAGAACTTAGGGCTGAGTTTATGCATCTTTCCTCTCATTGAAGACTGTATGTTTTAGTGGTAATTTTACAAACACTCAATCCTCCACTTGGTAAAACACAGTCTACCCTTCTCTTGTCTGATTGCTGCTCATCCGATGTTGAGCACGTTGCAAATGAAACTTCAAAAGTTTCAATGCCTCTTCTCTTGCCGACAAACTGCGGTCCACTGCCTCAATCCTTGAGTCCCCTGCGAAGGTTGACCATACACGATTTCATATGGTGAAGATAAAGCTGTTGAGTGGAAGTTTGTATTATACCACCATTCAGTTAAAGGAAACCACTTTACCCATGACTTATGTTTTTAATCTGCCATACATCACAAATAAGTTTTCAGGCTTCGATTAACCACTTATGTCTGCCCATTGGTTTGTGGGTGATATGCTGATGACATTGTTTGTTCAATACCTTGCAATTTACACAGTTTTTCCAAAAAGTACTCACAAAGATTTTGTCCCTGTCACTTACAATGGTTAGCGACATTCCATGTAAACGAAATATATGATTCATGAATACTTGAGCAATATCACTAGCAGCAAATGAGtatttcaacccaacaaaatGAGCCATCTTAGAGAGTCTGTCCACTTACAAAAATAACAGAATAACCATTGGCTTTAGGAAAACCTTCCAAGTTCCATGAAGTCCATGGAAATATCACTCCAAATGGATGTAAGAATAGCCAAAGGTTGCAACCCTTATACCCTTGATTCTtccatttttgtttgatttttccaaaaatacGTTTAATGCAGTTTCTGATATGTGATCATCACTCCTAAATGTCCTCCTACTGCCGAATTATGCATTATTGAAATAACATAAGTTCTCAAATCTCGATCACAACCCACCACCAAACGCCCTTCTTAACGCAACTGGCCTTTGATGAAGGAAAACTCTTTTACCCCTGACAGATCTATCCCAAgatcaaaatgatattttttaaattcaaattttgattacacgatttctcaattttttcattaaaactgATGAAAATTCTGATAATGCTGAGTAAGATCCCTTTTCTCAAAACCTCGATAGTGCATATGCTACCAAATTCTCCTTACCCTTCTTATAATGTACTGAAAAATCGAATCTCATTCAATTCTCCTTCCATTCACATTTACACCATAATGCTAAGAAAGTTGCTCTGGTACCAATAATATAGTTAGAATTATACTTCTACGATATGTAGTTTAGATTATGCAGTTCCTAGCTTATTAAAAAGGAATTACATGACATtccgattttttaaaaaatccgtTGACTTATCAAGGTTTAGAAACCAAACCCTAACAAGCTCTTACATATCAAAGTGCTGCTACAATTCAAGCAACCCGTCGATGCCAAGCGCGCTTTAGGGTTTTTCCACTGGTGCACCATATTTAAGAATTTCAATCACAATACCTCTAACTAATGCATTGCAATTCTTATTCTGGTTAGAGTAAAGCTCATGAGGGATGCTCGAGCCCTGCTTGAGTCTGTCCTGTTGAAAAACTCAAACGACAATGACCtgtgttagaatataagataatatatatgtaagatattatcacaatattataaattgtaataatatcattagtatattatattattagtttctttataagctcaatataatgtctatataatagacataacttatgtaattcaatataacatttaaatacaatttctttcttctttattcTAACATGGTATAGAGCCAACATTTTGTCCTTGAGAACAAATTTAGTCTTCCGCTGCCTCAATCAATGGTTACcttagccattgatggagggctttaatcattattattattattatattttttaataatatatattttttctttaaaatatttctcttGATGTTCTTATTATCTTCGGAATCATATTCTCTGGGTTTTGCTTTCAGTTGTTGCTTTATCCTAGTATTAATGCTCATATTTTTACTGGTTTAGTCAACACATTGTCATTCTCTCGTTAGAATGTGTTTTACAGGTGTTGTTTCACCCCAGTATTTTATTCCCATGGGATTCTACATTCATTTTTCGCTGGTTTTCTTTAATGCAACACACTGCCATCCCGtcgttggatggatttcgagacTCGCGAGTAACTTCGGAGTTCATTCAGTTGTTGTTTCACTCCAGCATTCTATTCCCATGAGATTCTATCTCTTCGCTGGTTTATCCGTCAACACACTGCCATCATTTAATTGGATGAAGCTCACGACTTTTTGAAGCTTGAAGAATACAACATCAATATTTCATCAtctcgtcttcaacctcaagCCGTTCAAGCGTTTTTCCATCTTAAGTTTGAGGAgggatgttagaatataagataatatatatgtaaaatattatcacaatattataaattgtaataatatcattagtatattatattatattatattattagtttccttataagttcaatataatgtctatatatagacataacttatgtaattcaatataacattcaaatacaatttctttcttctttattcTAACAACCTAGAAGCGGTTAGGACACTTCTTGATAGCTACAGGATCACCGATTCTTCTCCACTGGTCTTTGATTTTCTTGTTCAAAGTTATTCCAAATTGAGAATGATGGACATTGCCTTTGATACTAGTCTGTATTCAGATGAGCATGGGTTCACCCTTAGCATCATCAGCTACAATATGTTGATTCATGTGGTTCAAAAGTCTGATCGTACTGATCTGGTTTGGAGGATTTACGAGCATATGATCCAGAAGAGGGCATACCCGAATGAAGTAACAGTCAGGACGATGATCAGTGCTCTGTGCAAGGAAGGAAAACTGCAAGAACAACTTGATATCATTGACAGGATTCAGGGGAAAAGGTGCCCACCTTCTGCGGTGGTTAACACCAATTTGGTATTCAGGATGATTGAAGAAGGTAGGGATGAAGAGGGTCTGATACTGATGAAGAGAATGTTGCAGAAGAACATGATTCTTGACACCATATTTTATTCTCTAGTTGTTTACGCTAAGTTAAGATCAGAGGCCCTTCAACTCAAATGTTGTCGGATAACTGATGAAGAGATGAGAGGTAGAAAAGTGAACTCTTACACATACATGCCCAAGAATCTACCCGATTACAACTTAGTGATGAGCTGATCAAATAGATAATGGCCAaattgagaataaaaataagttcaaGGACTACTACAGATAAAAGggaaattacaaaaataaaataactaaaactaAAACAGTTTCATCCAATCTCTCTAGCGGAATCTCTCTAGCGGTCCACGTGGCTCTATAGTATCCGTTAATCATTTTCAGTTACAGTTATGCTTCTATTTCTCAAAGTTATGAATTGTACAGAATTAATACTCATCGTTGACTTCAGTCTTCAGAACTCAATTATGAATTTCTTGGTTGTTGCGTAAACTCACAACGCGTTAGTCAAGAGTCAGCGAATATTTCCGAGTTAAGGCAGTTTTTTAGCCTTGTCTACTGTCAGATGTTGATTTCAAAGGGGGCACATCtctctcttctcctcctcctccggtGATTTATCCTTGCTCGAGCTTCTTACTCCCAACTCTTCAATCCAAAAGAATGAATCTTCTTCAAACCCCAATATTCTTCTTCTACATCTCCTTGGTGGGTGCATCACTTCTTCCGTTTCACCCGCCAGACAACATTGCAATCAACTGTGGTTTCTCCGGCAAAAAAACGGCTCCTAATGGAAGAAAGTGGATTGGAGACAGTGGCTCCACGTACTTTGTTTCAGGAGAACCAAATAGTAAATCCATAAGCTCAGCACCAGTTGAACAATCATCTCCTTCTCATGCTACTATCCCCTATACCCATGCCAGAATTTCACAAACTCAGTTTACTTATGTCTTCCCAATCAGCCCAGGCCCAAAGTTTGTCCGCCTCCATTTCAATCCGTCTTCATATCGTGCTTTTCACAGGTCCAATGCTTTCTTTACAGTAAAAGCAAATCGTTATACTCTACTCCACAACTTTAGCGTTTCACTAACTGCTGATGCCTTGGGCATAACAACTGTCTCTAAAGAGTTTTGTCTCAATGTTGAAGCGAATCAACCGTTGATCATAACATTCTCTCCTTCAAGAACTACACCTTCTGATAAAGTGTATGCATTTGTCAATGGAATTGAGGTAGTTTCCATGCCGAATGGACTGTACTATTCTATGAAGGAAAATATTGAGTGGGACCAAAAACTAGACTTCACATCCCTTTGGGGGAGCACTGCACTGGAGACAGTACATCGTTTGAATATTGGTGGAAGCTTCATTTCATCTTCAGAGGATACAGGTATGTCCCGTGAGTGGTTTGAGGATACTAAATTCTTCCTTCATTCAGGAGTTTTACCTCTTACAACAACAATGCAAATAAAATATGGAAAGATGCATAACTTCGTGGCACCTCAAAATGTTTATCAAACATCATGGTTTGTGGATCCAAACAAGAATGCCGAAGAATTCATTAATTTTACGTGGAAGGTACCTGTTGATCAAGGATTTCGATACATAATTAGGTTCCATTTCTGTGAGCTTGATTACGAGATAAAAGAGCGTGGACAGAGGTTGTTCAGCATCTATGTTGATAACCATATGGTTGAACCTCATGGAGACATAATCAAATGGACTGGAGAAATCGGGGTTGCAACATACAAGGACTACATTTATGTGGTCGAAGGAGATAGAATGGATGGTAAACGCAACATCCTCGTATCTCTATGTCCTATTGGTTCCAATCATGATGTTGAGTCGAATCTTGAAGCACCAGATGCTATTTTGAAAGGCCTGGAGATTTTCAAGCTAAGCAACCCTGATAATAACCTAGCATCGACTAATCCATTGGTTTCTTCATCCCTTGTTCCAACTGATAAACCTTCTAAAGTACGCAAGTCCTTGTACATATCAGCCGGTGGTAATATTATTGCAACaattattatcttaatattaaCAACTTTGAGTGTAGTTTCTTACAAATTGCGGAGAGAAGACTGTCACAAACAAATGATCTTTCCGAGGCAATATGAGGGACCTCGTCGAAGTTTTTCATTAGCTGAAGTCCAGTTTGCAACAAAGAATTTTGATAGTGATTTGGTGATTGGAAAAGGAGGGTTTGGAAAGGTTTATAAAGCGTCTATTGACAGTGGGACAAATATAGTTGCCATGAAACGATTGCATTCCAGTTCTAAGCAAGGGGCTACAGAGTTTTGGACTGAGATTGAGATGCTATCTGAGCTTAGAAACAACAATCTTGTTACTCTGATTGGATATTGTAATGAAGGATCAGAAATGATCCTAGTATACGAGTATATGGAATGTGGAACACTTGCTGATCATCTCTATAAGAACAGTCAACAAGGCATTGCTAGTGCATCCCCTTTGTCATGGGAGCAGAGGCTCAAAATATGCATTGATGCTGCTCGAGGTCTAGAGTACCTTCATAATTGTAATGAATGGGGCATTATTCATCGCGATGTTAAGAgcactaatatattattagaccAGAATTTGGTAGCAAAGATTGCAGATTTTGGTTTGTCCAAAATGGTTCCGACTAGCCATTCTCTCACA from Impatiens glandulifera chromosome 9, dImpGla2.1, whole genome shotgun sequence includes the following:
- the LOC124913647 gene encoding receptor-like protein kinase FERONIA; amino-acid sequence: MNLLQTPIFFFYISLVGASLLPFHPPDNIAINCGFSGKKTAPNGRKWIGDSGSTYFVSGEPNSKSISSAPVEQSSPSHATIPYTHARISQTQFTYVFPISPGPKFVRLHFNPSSYRAFHRSNAFFTVKANRYTLLHNFSVSLTADALGITTVSKEFCLNVEANQPLIITFSPSRTTPSDKVYAFVNGIEVVSMPNGLYYSMKENIEWDQKLDFTSLWGSTALETVHRLNIGGSFISSSEDTGMSREWFEDTKFFLHSGVLPLTTTMQIKYGKMHNFVAPQNVYQTSWFVDPNKNAEEFINFTWKVPVDQGFRYIIRFHFCELDYEIKERGQRLFSIYVDNHMVEPHGDIIKWTGEIGVATYKDYIYVVEGDRMDGKRNILVSLCPIGSNHDVESNLEAPDAILKGLEIFKLSNPDNNLASTNPLVSSSLVPTDKPSKVRKSLYISAGGNIIATIIILILTTLSVVSYKLRREDCHKQMIFPRQYEGPRRSFSLAEVQFATKNFDSDLVIGKGGFGKVYKASIDSGTNIVAMKRLHSSSKQGATEFWTEIEMLSELRNNNLVTLIGYCNEGSEMILVYEYMECGTLADHLYKNSQQGIASASPLSWEQRLKICIDAARGLEYLHNCNEWGIIHRDVKSTNILLDQNLVAKIADFGLSKMVPTSHSLTHISTSVKGTFGYLDPEYFLTRRLTKKSDVYAFGVVLWEVLCGRPAIDTNAEGPERSLALWSQYCFNEGMVDEIIEPILKGQIPATCLKIFTQLANLCLKNDPTERPSMAGVVEELERALVSMKQVVNKGTDSTIVLADSDGAVPRSQMVNDGAMQMVYQDTNSTMTNDETELTSSPSQDSFSSPSSTLKLPKKKSRIGKMFQTFALWGSRFSAKPAGEKTKSEIDELVSSVTSDSMSMHNNPSSRHYTTRNSLIFVRMPNPKDIFDLEDLLRASSEVLGKGTFGTSYKAVLEMGLVVTVKRLKDVVLSKEDFGQNLEAIGLMDHENLVKLKAYYYSKGEQLLVYDYFSTGSLFMHLHGKHGSGKVTLNWKTRIGIARGVAQGIAYIHEQGPTTCHGNIRSLNILLTKSLEPLISDVCTWTLVVELNTYASGYTAPEKLKYSQKADVYSYGILLLELLTGKPPFQSLVKDNEGVDLPRWVQASGLKMEKKRIIDVIDIELLNSNIYDYGSQLILLALDCADPNPDNRPLMATVASKIAKLYLLSQE
- the LOC124914769 gene encoding receptor-like protein kinase FERONIA codes for the protein MLISNRHISLFSSSFLLPALQPKRMNLLQPPIFFFYISLVGASLLPFHPPDNIAINCGFSGNKTAPNGRKWIGDSGSKYFVSGEPNSKSISSAPVEQSSPSHATIPYTHARISQTQFTYVFPISPGPKFVRLHFNPSSYRAFHRSNAFFTVKANRYTLLHNFSVSLTADDLGLTTVSKEFCLNVEANQPLSITFSPSRTTPSDKVYAFVNGIEVVSMSNGLYYSMKENIEWDQKMDFTSLSGSTALETVHRLNIGGSFISSSEDTGMSREWFEDTRFFLHSGVLPLTTSMQIKYGKMPNFVAPQNVYQTSWFVDPNKNAEEVINFTWKIPVDQGFRYIIRFHFCELDYEIKECGQRVFRIYVDNHMVEPHGDIIKWTGEIGVATYKDYIYVVEGDRMDGKRNILISLCPIDSNHDDESNLEETDVILKGLEIFKLSNHDNNLASTNPLVSSSLAPTAKPSKVHKSLYISAGGNVIATFIVLVLTTLSVIFYVLRTRREDFPKQYEGSCRIFSLAEVKFVTNNFHRAIGQGGFGKVYKGCIDSGTKVVAMKRLHSKSKQGATEFWTEIKMLSELRNNNLVTLIGYCNEGLEMILVYEYMEYGTLADHLYKNNQQDIASASPLLWEQRLKICIDAARGLEYLHNCNDHDSNALIHFERGIIHRDVKSTNILLNQNLEAKIADFGLSKIVPPNHSLTHISTSVKGTFGYLDPEYSSTHQLTKKSDVYAFGVVLWEVLCGRPAIDTNAKEGSERSLAKWSQHCFNEGKVDEIIEPILKGQMPATCLKIFTQVANLCLMNDSTERPSMAGVLQELELALVSMNQMVNEASMTNDEIELTSTPSQYIFSSPSNTLKLPKKKFKIGKVFKTFAFWGSSFPAKPAGEKTNFEFDDLVASATSDSMSMYNNPPSAHSTTRNSLVFVRMPNPRDIFDLEDLLRASVEVLGKGTFGTTYKAIMELGLVVTAKRLKDVVLSKEDFGQNLEAIGLMDHENLVNLKAYYYSRDEKLLVYDYFSTGSLSRHLHGKHGSSKTALDWKTRIGIAQGVAQGIAYIHEQGPTTCHGNIKSLNILLTKSFEPRISDVCTWTLVVGLNTIYGRATGYTAPENLKYSQMADVYSYGILLLELLTGKPPFQSLVKDNEGVDLPRWVQASGLKMEKERIIDVIDIELLNSNIYDYGSQLILLALDCADPNPDNRPLMATVASKIAKLYLLSQE